From a region of the bacterium genome:
- a CDS encoding SUMF1/EgtB/PvdO family nonheme iron enzyme: MRTRLLGLAILLCMIAAYSSALAVEPKVPPQPKDFKYKGKMIYILAGRFLMGNNGNEGYSSPRELPQHWVTLSGYWIGKYE, translated from the coding sequence ATGAGAACACGTTTATTGGGCTTAGCAATCCTTCTGTGTATGATAGCGGCTTATAGCAGCGCTTTGGCTGTTGAACCTAAGGTGCCGCCTCAACCCAAGGACTTCAAATATAAAGGCAAGATGATCTACATCCTTGCGGGCAGATTCCTGATGGGGAATAACGGGAATGAGGGTTACAGCAGTCCCCGCGAGTTGCCCCAGCACTGGGTGACCCTTTCGGGCTATTGGATCGGTAAGTATGAG
- a CDS encoding LCP family protein, whose protein sequence is MAFSKKKKLSPIKRILAVFCWLTMCGALGWFGTSLGMTPYLMTIIKHPSVIFNPNPAAQFALEQVNILVLGTDVDYNNQNQVIHTQARSDSIFVVRCNFEKGKERIDAISIPRDTIVEIPGHDRQKINAAHALGGPELAKQTVEQALGIQIDQVLVLSFDGFRKLIDSIGGLYVTVDKKMDYDDNWGNLHIHLQPGYQWLDGYKAMGFVRFRHTDDDFHRIKRQQGFVTSFKTQLTKQSPLRYKGILESIRKSISGTVNDDQLVELAAWIRNLSSTKIQMNTIPIRSTGRLSFEIDEQKAQQMLKEMNFFSSFSASSGITRSEPETKL, encoded by the coding sequence TTGGCATTTAGCAAAAAGAAGAAATTGAGTCCAATAAAACGAATTCTAGCAGTATTTTGCTGGCTGACTATGTGCGGAGCTTTGGGATGGTTTGGAACCTCTCTCGGCATGACGCCCTATCTCATGACCATTATTAAGCACCCATCAGTAATCTTCAACCCAAATCCCGCTGCTCAGTTTGCTTTGGAGCAAGTTAATATCCTCGTCCTAGGCACTGATGTCGATTACAACAACCAAAACCAAGTCATTCATACTCAAGCAAGAAGTGATAGTATCTTTGTCGTTCGATGCAACTTTGAAAAGGGCAAAGAGAGGATCGATGCAATTTCAATCCCTCGGGATACTATCGTTGAAATACCCGGTCACGATCGTCAAAAGATAAACGCCGCTCATGCTTTAGGCGGGCCTGAGTTAGCCAAGCAAACGGTTGAGCAGGCGCTAGGAATTCAAATTGATCAAGTATTGGTTTTGAGCTTTGATGGCTTCCGAAAGCTGATCGATTCAATTGGCGGGCTTTATGTGACTGTCGATAAAAAAATGGACTATGACGATAACTGGGGCAATTTGCATATTCATTTGCAACCCGGTTATCAATGGCTGGACGGTTATAAAGCGATGGGGTTTGTTCGCTTCCGCCATACGGATGATGATTTTCATCGCATTAAACGCCAACAGGGATTTGTGACCTCTTTCAAAACACAACTTACAAAGCAATCACCACTTCGTTACAAAGGAATTTTAGAGTCGATTCGTAAATCCATAAGCGGCACCGTCAATGACGATCAATTGGTCGAGCTTGCAGCTTGGATCCGCAATCTATCGTCCACAAAAATCCAAATGAACACTATTCCTATCCGGTCAACCGGTCGGCTTTCATTCGAAATAGATGAGCAGAAAGCACAGCAGATGCTTAAGGAGATGAATTTTTTCTCCTCCTTCTCAGCTTCATCGGGAATAACACGTTCGGAGCCTGAGACGAAACTCTAG